The Miscanthus floridulus cultivar M001 chromosome 7, ASM1932011v1, whole genome shotgun sequence genome includes a region encoding these proteins:
- the LOC136462810 gene encoding putative glucose-6-phosphate 1-epimerase, with product MSGAASVERVKDRATGLDKFVLREARGSSVEVYLYGGQVTLWKNNFGQQLLFVSNKATFKPPKAIRGGIQICFPQLGNHGVLEQHGFARNRFWSVDESPPPFPVATSNCHIDLILKSSQEDLKIWPHSYEFRLRVALSPRGDLMLTSRIKNISSDSKPFQFTFAYHTYFSVSDISEVRVEGLETLDYLDNLQSKNRCTEQGDAVVFESEVDKVYLSAPPKIVVIDHKKKRTFVLRKEGLPDVVVWNPWDKKAKAMPDFGDEEYKNMLCVGAGAIEKPITLKPGEEWIGKQEISAVPSSYSSGQLDPELIRRMHTI from the exons GTATATTTGTATGGAGGCCAAGTGACATTGTGGAAAAATAACTTCGGTCAGCAACTGCTTTTTGTCAGTAACAAG GCTACTTTTAAACCGCCAAAAGCAATTCGTGGTGGCATCCAAATTTGCTTCCCTCAA CTAGGTAACCATGGAGTTCTTGAACAGCATGGATTTGCAAGGAACCGATTTTGGAGTGTCGATGAAAGTCCACCTCCTTTTCCAGTTGCTACTTCCAATTGTCATATTGACTTGATACTCAAGTCATCTCAAGAGGATTTGAAGATCTGGCCACATAG TTATGAATTTCGTCTGAGAGTTGCTCTTAGTCCAAGAGGAGATCTTATGCTTACATCTCGAATAAAAAATATCAGCTCAGATAGCAAGCCATTCCAATTTACATTTGCATACCACACCTACTTTTCGGTGTCTGACATCAG TGAAGTGAGGGTTGAAGGTTTGGAGACCTTGGACTATCTTGACAACTTGCAATCCAAGAATCGTTGTACTGAACAAGGAGATGCAGTTGTATTTGAGTCTGAA GTGGACAAGGTATATTTGAGTGCTCCGCCAAAGATTGTGGTCATTGACCACAAGAAGAAAAGAACATTTGTTTTGAGGAAAGAGGGACTTCCTGATGTTG TTGTTTGGAACCCTTGGGACAAGAAGGCCAAAGCAATGCCAGATTTCGGGGATGAGGAGTACAAAAACATGCTATGCGTGGGGGCTGGAGCTATTGAGAAGCCAATTACTTTAAAGCCAGGCGAAGAGTGGATAGGAAAGCAGGAAATTTCTGCTGTACCATCCAGTTACAGTAGCGGACAATTGGATCCTGAACTGATTCGTCGAATGCACACAATATAA
- the LOC136462809 gene encoding SUN domain-containing protein 2-like: MSASTAAIPTANTNGNHALSSDSHSSQDARQRTAGITRRKALPPILLAKIPSNDLSHTIVGESVLDKSKYSSEARKDMVASAAAERQNKSTTDVVASAAAVRQKKSPTKQEKAKWVTALSVLVKLCLLISATAWMGQVFWRWQSGELSFTTLDMENRLSKVEGFKKTAKMLQLQLDVLDKKLGNEIDKAKRDIAKQFEDKGNKIEKKMKTLEDKTDKLDKSLAELSDMGFLSKNEFEEILSQLKKKKGFGGTDDEISLDDIRLYAKEVVEMEIARHSADGLGMVDYALGSGGAKVASHSEPFMNGKNYLPGRSIVHTTAQKMLEPSFGQPGECFALKGSSGFVKVKLRTGIIPEAVTLEHVDKSVAYDRSSAPKDFQVRGWYQGSHDDSEKDSNVMAALGEFSYDLDKSNAQTFQLERTADSRVVNMVQLDFSSNHGNLELTCIYRFRVHGRDPGSLNIGG, encoded by the exons ATGTCAGCTTCTACTGCTGCAATTCCTACTGCGAATACAAATGGAAACCATGCATTAAGTTCGGACTCGCATTCTAGCCAAGATGCTAGGCAGCGAACAGCTGGTATTACAAGAAGAAAAGCCTTGCCTCCGATTCTTCTTGCAAAAATTCCTAGCAATGATCTGAGTCATACTATCGTTGGAGAATCAGTTCTTGACAAGTCAAAATATTCTTCCGAAGCAAGAAAAGATATGGTTGCTTCAGCAGCTGCTGAACGTCAAAACAAAAGCACTACAGATGTGGTTGCTTCAGCGGCTGCTGTACGCCAAAAGAAAAGCCCTACTAAACAAGAAAAGGCCAAGTGGGTAACTGCCTTAAGTGTGCTTGTGAAGCTGTGTCTTCTTATTTCAGCTACTGCTTGGATGGGGCAGGTGTTCTGGAGATGGCAAAGTGGTGAATTATCATTTACAACACTGGATATGGAGAACAGGCTATCCAAGGTGGAAGGATTCAAGAAAACGGCCAAGATGCTTCAGCTACAGTTGGATGTTTTGGATAAGAAGCTAGGAAATGAGATTGACAAAGCAAAAAGGGATATCGCTAAGCAATTTGAGGATAAGGGTAATAAGATAGAGAAAAAGATGAAGACTTTGGAAGACAAAACTGACAAGTTGGATAAGTCACTGGCTGAGCTTAGTGACATGGGATTCCTTTCTAAAAATGAGTTTGAAGAGATTTTGAGCCAGTTGAAGAAAAAGAAGGGATTCGGTGGTACAGACGATGAAATAAGCTTGGATGATATAAGGCTATATGCCAAAGAGGTAGTTGAGATGGAGATAGCAAGGCATTCCGCAGATGGCCTTGGTATGGTGGATTATGCATTGGGATCTGGTGGTGCTAAAGTGGCAAGTCACTCAGAACCTTTCATGAATGGCAAGAACTATTTACCTGGTCGAAGCATTGTGCACACAACAGCCCAAAAGATGCTGGAGCCAAGTTTTGGGCAGCCAGGAGAGTGTTTTGCACTGAAAGGAAGTAGTGGGTTTGTGAAGGTGAAGCTAAGAACAGGAATAATTCCTGAGGCGGTCACTCTAGAACATGTTGACAAG AGTGTGGCCTATGATAGATCAAGTGCTCCAAAGGATTTCCAGGTCCGTGGATGGTACCAAGGATCACATGATGATTCAGAAAAGGATTCAAATGTGATGGCTGCTTTAGGAGAGTTCTCTTATGACCTTGACAAAAGCAATGCTCAGACCTTCCAACTAGAGAGAACTGCTGATTCACGTGTTGTCAACATGGTTCAGCTCGACTTCTCCTCAAACCATGGGAACTTGGAACTTACATGCATCTATCGCTTCAGGGTGCATGGCAGAGATCCCGGCTCCCTCAACATTGGAGGATGA